The following proteins are encoded in a genomic region of Sebastes fasciatus isolate fSebFas1 chromosome 14, fSebFas1.pri, whole genome shotgun sequence:
- the slc5a3b gene encoding sodium/myo-inositol cotransporter, with protein sequence MASAMEAVDIAVVALYFVLVLAIGFFAMWKANRSTVSGYFLAGRSMTWVVIGASLFVSNIGSEHFIGLAGSGAASGYAVGAWEFNALLLLQLLGWVFIPVYIHSGVYTMPEYLSKRFGGNRLKFYFALLSVLLYIFTKLSVDLFAGALFIQESLGWNLYVSIVLLISMTALLTVTGGLTAVLYTDTLQAVLMIGGALTLTILSLIKVGGMEGVRTKYMQAVPNVTAIMASGNFTYSPSCRIEPKANSLHVLRGPLDEDIPWPGFLLGQTPASIWYWCADQVIVQRVLAAKNIAHAKGSTLMAGFLKILPMFLIVIPGMISRILFVDEIACISPEHCMAVCGSQAGCSNLAYPRLVMAVMPVGLRGLMMAVMIAALMSDLDSIFNSASTIFTLDIYKTARKEASQRELLIVGRMFVVVMVVISIAWVPVIVEMQGGQTYLYIQEVAGYLTPPIAALFLLGVFWKRCNEKGAFWGGMTGFILGTLRLILAFIYRQPRCDQPDDRPAFIVNVHFMYIATGLFWISGLVAVVVSLCTAPPDEEHVRTTTFWGLRNIVPVRPKDGKKTHRHTENSLCRANRKLQEEVPPDVRNERLLEEVDVELLVPSTDNDSATPSTETSPATTPADGFVGGRMEMIGEDSHNVDGETSRCRRLLEWFCGCKEEAQPTDQKVAREDATVIAEMLYEPPRVKILLRVGLVIICCVDVFMYVYFSL encoded by the coding sequence ATGGCTTCTGCAATGGAAGCAGTGGACATAGCTGTGGTAGCACTGTATTTTGTCCTGGTGCTAGCCATTGGGTTTTTTGCCATGTGGAAAGCCAATCGCAGCACGGTGAGCGGCTACTTCCTGGCTGGACGCTCCATGACGTGGGTAGTGATCGGCGCGTCGCTCTTCGTCAGCAACATTGGAAGTGAACATTTCATAGGCCTGGCTGGGTCAGGAGCAGCAAGTGGCTATGCTGTTGGAGCGTGGGAATTTAATGCACTTCTACTTCTGCAGCTGCTCGGCTGGGTGTTTATCCCTGTGTACATACACTCGGGAGTCTACACCATGCCCGAGTACCTGTCGAAACGCTTCGGTGGCAACAGGCTAAAGTTTTACTTTGCTCTCTTGTCTGTGTTACTTTACATTTTCACCAAGTTGTCTGTAGATCTATTTGCTGGAGCTCTCTTCATTCAGGAGTCCCTGGGGTGGAACCTTTATGTGTCCATCGTCCTGCTCATCAGTATGACTGCACTGCTCACCGTCACTGGTGGTTTGACGGCAGTACTCTACACGGATACGCTTCAGGCAGTGTTGATGATTGGTGGagccctaaccttaaccatcctCAGCCTGATCAAAGTTGGTGGGATGGAGGGTGTCAGAACGAAGTACATGCAGGCAGTTCCCAACGTTACTGCTATAATGGCCTCTGGAAACTTCACCTATTCTCCTTCCTGCCGCATTGAGCCTAAAGCAAACTCGCTGCATGTCCTTCGAGGTCCCCTGGATGAAGACATCCCATGGCCGGGCTTCCTTCTTGGCCAGACCCCTGCATCTATTTGGTACTGGTGTGCAGACCAGGTCATTGTTCAGAGAGTACTAGCAGCAAAGAACATCGCTCACGCCAAGGGCTCAACGCTCATGGCTGGATTTCTCAAGATCCTGCCCATGTTTCTAATAGTCATCCCAGGAATGATCTCCCGCATCCTGTTTGTGGACGAGATCGCCTGCATTAGTCCGGAGCACTGCATGGCTGTGTGCGGTTCTCAGGCCGGCTGCTCGAACCTCGCCTACCCGCGCCTGGTCATGGCGGTGATGCCGGTGGGACTCAGGGGTTTGATGATGGCAGTCATGATCGCTGCCCTGATGAGTGACCTAGACTCGATCTTCAACAGTGCGAGCACCATCTTCACGCTGGACATCTACAAAACTGCTCGAAAGGAGGCGTCTCAGCGTGAGCTGCTGATTGTAGGCCGCATGTTCGTTGTGGTCATGGTGGTAATCAGCATCGCCTGGGTCCCCGTTATTGTTGAAATGCAAGGTGGACAGACGTACCTCTACATCCAAGAAGTTGCTGGCTACCTCACTCCACCAATTGCTGCCCTCTTCCTGTTAGGCGTGTTCTGGAAACGGTGTAATGAGAAAGGTGCATTTTGGGGAGGCATGACAGGGTTCATACTCGGTACCCTGCGACTGATCCTAGCTTTTATCTACCGCCAGCCTCGCTGTGACCAGCCAGATGACAGGCCCGCCTTCATCGTTAATGTTCACTTCATGTATATTGCCACTGGGCTGTTCTGGATTTCAGGgttggtggcggtggtggtcaGCCTCTGCACCGCTCCGCCAGATGAGGAGCATGTTCGCACCACCACATTCTGGGGGCTCCGCAACATTGTACCGGTTCGCCCAAAGGATGGAAAGAAAACGCACAGGCACACTGAAAATAGCCTTTGTAGAGCCAACAGAAAACTCCAAGAAGAAGTGCCCCCAGATGTGAGAAATGAGAGGCTTTTAGAAGAGGTGGATGTCGAACTCCTGGTCCCGTCCACTGACAATGACTCAGCAACACCTAGTACGGAAACATCCCCTGCCACCACCCCTGCAGACGGATTTGTTGGTGGAAGGATGGAAATGATCGGAGAGGACAGCCACAATGTTGATGGGGAGACTAGCAGGTGTAGGCGTTTACTGGAGTGGTTTTGTGGATGCAAGGAGGAAGCACAGCCCACTGACCAAAAAGTAGCACGGGAGGACGCAACAGTCATTGCAGAGATGCTGTACGAGCCACCTAGAGTTAAAATTCTCCTCCGCGTGGGTCTGGTAATCATCTGCTGCGTGGACGTCTTCATGTATGTTTATTTCTCACTGTAG